Proteins co-encoded in one Plectropomus leopardus isolate mb chromosome 14, YSFRI_Pleo_2.0, whole genome shotgun sequence genomic window:
- the yy1a gene encoding transcriptional repressor protein YY1a: MASGDTLYIETDGSEMPAEIVELHEIEVETIETTVVGDDGEHQPMIALQPLDTDDPNSIHPHQEVILVQTREEVVGEDDSELHTDDGFEDQILIPVPAVEEDYIEQTLVTVAGKSSSTGRMKRAGSGKKSGKKSYLTGGEMGRKWEQKQVQIKTLEGEFSVTMWASDDKKDIDHEEQITGENSPPDYSEYMTGKKLPPGGIPGIDLSDPKQLAEFARMKPRKVKEDDAPRTIACPHKGCTKMFRDNSAMRKHLHTHGPRVHVCAECGKAFVESSKLKRHQLVHTGEKPFQCTFEGCGKRFSLDFNLRTHVRIHTGDRPYVCPFDGCNKKFAQSTNLKSHILTHAKAKNNQ; encoded by the exons ATGGCGTCGGGGGACACCCTGTATATAGAGACGGACGGGTCGGAAATGCCAGCCGAAATAGTGGAACTGCACGAAATTGAAGTGGAGACAATCGAGACAACAGTTGTTGGAGACGACGGTGAACACCAGCCCATGATCGCCTTACAGCCTCTGGACACGGATGATCCAAACTCGATTCACCCGCACCAAGAGGTGATTTTGGTGCAAACAAGAGAAGAGGTGGTGGGCGAGGATGACTCTGAACTGCACACGGACGACGGTTTTGAGGACCAAATCCTCATCCCGGTGCCCGCCGTGGAGGAGGACTATATCGAACAGACTCTGGTTACTGTCGCCGGGAAAAGCTCGTCGACAGGCCGGATGAAGAGGGCTGGAAGCGGAAAGAAATCTGGCAAAAAGAGCTACCTAACCGGGGGAGAAATGGGCAGAAAATGGGAACAGAAGCAGGTCCAGATCAAGACGTTGGAGGGGGAGTTTTCAGTGACTATGTGGGCATCGG ATGACAAGAAGGACATCGACCATGAGGAGCAAATCACGGGGGAAAACTCTCCTCCAGATTATTCTGAATATATGACAGGGAAGAAGCTTCCTCCAGGAGGCATCCCAGGCATTGACCTCTCCGACCCGAAACAGCTGGCAGAGTTTGCACG AATGAAgccaagaaaagtaaaagaagatgATGCACCCAGGACGATAGCCTGTCCACACAAA GGCTGCACCAAGATGTTCAGGGACAATTCGGCAATGAGAAAGCACTTGCATACCCATGGGCCtcgtgtgcatgtttgtgcagaGTGTGGCAAAGCCTTTGTAGAAAGTTCAAAACTGAAGAGGCATCAACTCgtacacacaggagagaaacctttccAG TGCACATTTGAGGGCTGTGGCAAGCGGTTCTCTCTGGACTTTAACCTGCGCACACATGTGCGTATTCACACTGGAGACCGCCCTTACGTGTGCCCCTTTGATGGCTGCAACAAAAAATTTGCCCAGTCAACCAACCTGAAGTCTCACATCCTTACACATgccaaagccaaaaacaaccaGTGA